CTCAAGTAAGACAGTTGAGGTGTCTATCCAGTGAAACTCTGCTTCACTTAACACTACCTAATGGCATAAGGCTGACTGGGAAAGGGTGGGAATGGATAATGTTAGAGCCTATAGAGGTTAGGTTTTATCCTATGGGCATTTTGATGGGGAGAGGGGCACCAAAGTTTAAGGAGGATAAATAAAAGCACCTGTGCCTTACAGAGTCAGGTTGGGTCATGGAAATTGCCAGGAGCGTGTGGAAGCCCTCTCCCTGATTGGTGGGCTCAAGCTCATGACCGCCAAGCTTCTCCCAAGCTTCCTGAACTGCTTCTCTGATGACTTCATGGCAGTTCGGCGGGCAGCCTGTTTGGCAGCAGGTGCCCTGCAAATCCGTAATAAGATGGTGAGTCGAGGAAACAGGTACCCATCTTACCCAATTAATCCAAAGAGGGGATTCCCCTGAGCTTCCGTTGTACACAGCACTCTCACCATTCTGTGGGTACACAGACTGAGAGATAAGAACAAGGAAGGTGAGGGGTTATAAAAGCCATAGCAATCACTCAGGACCACATTCAGCTCCCAGCCAGCCCAGACTTCACTCTAGAGCACATCCCTGAATCCTGCTCTCACCTCAGTTATGGGCTTTAGGATCAATTCCAGTGAATGACTTATAAACCCGTTATTAGGGGAAACCTTATGGAGGTGTTCAAAAGAATCCTGTATAGCCATAGATCTCTGAGCTAAGAAAACGAATCTACAGATATAATTCAGCTAACAGGCTAGTATTTCAGGCCCCAGTTCACTTGCAATACAATTGATAGGGTCATTTTTCAGTGACAGCACATTTTAGAGATACAAGGGGTCCCTGTCTAGTTCATTCTTGCTCTGGTCCTCTCCATTCAATACTACCTTTTATCCATCCCAGGTCCTTGAATGCCTTCTGAATCTGATACAAAGAGAGCCATACTGGAAAATCAAGGCTTGTGCCATTCAAGGTATTACAGGAGTGGCCCCAGCTCCTCAACCTCAAACACCTTCCTACAAGCTAGTAGAGATGAGCTCCAGAATCTCTAGGAAAGGGGTGGAGAATAGGGGAGGGGGTGATCACCCCTTCTCAGGAAGTTCCTTGCCTGGGaaattgaaaattatttccttctttttaatttttagttaagGATCTCAAGTCTAGATAGATACCAAACTTTTtaagaccaaggaatgacaagaCAGTCTCTGCCAACAGAACTAGGGATATATTCCACGTGGGTATCCACTGTCAAATATACTTGCTTTCTCTGGAGGTTTCAACTAGAGGACTCCATAAAAGGCCAGATTCAAGACTGTTACAGACCAAAAACCCTAGGTTTAGGGTCAATTTTTCCTTTGAAGGATCGTTAGCATTGCTTCTCTCTTTGACAGTCTTTGGCAGGTACCTAGCAGAATCAGCCCTAGGTAAACCTCTGAAGTCATTGTGCCTCCCTTCCCCATCACTCTGCCTGGATGAGGCTGGTCTTCTAGGGTATCAGTCCCATATCTCACCCCTAGATAAATAAATTTGTGAAATTCTCACATCCTAATGGGCAAGGATGGAATGGAACACTGCCTCCTAGGAATCCTTTGGAGGTAATGACCTACTCTGACCCATTCCTAAAATTCTAATGGTGATGTCATCCAAAAGGGAAGACACAGGCAAAATACTTAAGTTTAACATTTgcaatgctttatttatttagcaaGGGGTTGCCTACACCTTATTAATTAGTAAGGCCATTTCTGGATGCTAGGATATAGTCAACTGTCTTAAGTGATGGTGGAACATGACGCCTTCTCATCTCTGCAGCTTTGGGACAGATTGGCCTAGTGAGTCCCCAGCTGACAGACCACCTGCTCTGGGCTATCCACTTTGAAAAGTCACCAGGGGTACGAATGGAAGCTTGCCGTAGCATCCTTGCCCTCAAACTTCAAGGGGACCGAGTCAGGGACACCTTTCTAGACGTGCTGCTCCTAGAGAACCATGATGCTGTTCTAGAGTGAGTGCCAAACCTCTGGCTCCTGCCATGACTTCTCATACTGCCAACTCTCCCATCTTGGTAACAGAATATATCCCTGTCTTTCTTGGCTGCCTTATGATTGTAAAAACACAGGCTCACCTGTGCCATTCACCTACTTTAACCCAAGTGGGTAATAGAAAAACTGGCCAAAGTAGATAAGTCAAGCTCATGTAGTTCACATACCTGTTCTCCAAACCAGGTGGTTTTacactattcatttattcaactaacatttattaagtacctactctGACAAGGCTTTAGAGTAAAAAAGActagggttcaaatcccagctcaggTATGCACTATGTaagcttgggcaagttacttaaactctctgagcccATTTTTTTGTGTACCAAATGCATGTGACAGTCTACCGTATGGGTTTGTTGGTGATTAATGAAATGACATTTTCATCACCTGTCATAAAAGTGGTCAATAATGGCACCTTCGAATATATCATCTCACAAACTGCACAACATCCTAATAAACTAAGCATCAAACCATTTTGCAGACAAGACTCAGCGAAACTGCAGTTAGGACTGGAATTCAGGATTCTCATCTGATCCTGAGTACCTGTATTTTCCACCCCCATGCTTTTTTTAAGGACAGGAAGATACAATCTAAGAAGTCCTTTTTATCTTTCAGGGAAATTCACCAGGCAATGAAGATACTCCACCTAGAATATGAAGGAAACCAAGAAATGCTTCAGAAGATCAAGAACAGGGTATGTAAGTGCAAGCTGTGTTTTCAAGAGAAAATTCAGGGCTCTCGAGTTCCTTAgacccttttttttccccccatgacAGAAATACTTTTTACAACCCCAGTCACAGATACCATATCACTTGAAGATACAAAACATCTGTGCAAGATAGGATTCTAAAATCCCACcagtaaaaagataaaacaaaaatcctgTGGTCCTATCATGTAGCCCTTAAAAATCAGagtttgttatttttgttgtttctgaaatactgcttctttttcttctcattttctcccaCCTTCCCATAAGCCCATGTTCTTCTATTTTGCAGGTAGGCACAGAGAAGGAATGAGGATCTGGAAGTGGCCCCCtagattttctttatctttcctaACATTCCTTAATGCCTAATGTGGGCACTTTCATCAAATGAACACTCTAGCTGAACAGGTTCTGATTTTTCAAAACTGTTAGATGAGatgaaggaatagaaagaaaagtaaaaaattctTTCTTCATATAATTTACAAAATCAACTTCATATCAAGCATTTCTTAGCAGGTTCCCTTCATCATGACCAAAAGCTAAAATACATTAACAGGTGTAAAATATGTCCAACATCACAAGAGAACAATGCTCTCAGGCAGTTCTGTACCATCTAACTCCAATAAGCATGATGCAATAGGTTACTTTATTAATGCTTTTTGATGATTTGCAGCCTAGTACTGTtgtttttttcaacatttttgctCTGATCTAGATTCAAACACTAAGCCAAAAGGACTTGATgacacagaaaatattcaagattgaGAAGGGCATAAGAAAAGTGAAGGAGGAAGCAAAACGTGTTTACCTGCAACCCAAAGAGGGGCAAAAACCATTGAAACTCCATACTTTTCTCCAAGAAACTTTTCAGGGTAGGTTTCCTATGCCTTGACTCCTTTAACAAGCCTCTTCCAGGATCTGGAGGTTTTGGGAGTTAGTTACAAAGCCCTGTAGGATGAGAGTTAGGAAAGTCTACTTCCCTTCCTTATGGCTACCATCCTCTCGgtcctgttatttttttcccctgactcCCAggctttcatttatttactattttgtccctttaagaaaaaaaagagtgaggTAGCTCTGTTTGAACTGATTTCAAAGTTAGGTCAAAAAAGGACACATTAGAAAAATGTgagtataaaacaaaacaaaatactgtgGTTAAGCACCCCCAAAAAAGCCTGGAAAGTGATGTTGGAGAAAGAGCTATTACTTTTACTTTATGTACATCTATGCTTTTGCAACTTAAAAAAAGGTTTTATAAAGCTCCAAACTTTATATAACTGAATCTATCACTTATGGTGATAGGAACTTAACGTTCCAGATAAGCCTAAATGATGAGGTGCAGACATTAAGCTGTACCAAAACATACTTACAAAATCTGTGTGCCCAGGTGTAGCAGCAGCCTCAGGTCATTCAGCCAGCTACCTACCAGCCACCACCCCAAACCCAGGTCTTCTGGTTCCAAGTCCAGTACTCTCTCTGGTACACCAGGCTCTTTTCCACCAACCATGGGAACATTCACTTGCCACATTTGGGGAAGATTCTTCCAACtgccagaaaaaaatgagagtggAGAGTAACTTGAACAGCAGCCTTCCCTCATGGCCGTCTTGCTACAAGTTGGTTGACTGAGGCCTATGATAGCACAACTAGGTGACATGCTGTCCCTCTGAGAGCTGTGGCAGCCACTGATGCAAGCAAAAGCATTGAGCaaaaaaaataacatactttTTAAGACATAATATACTCATAATTTTTCTAATAGGATTGTGCTATTTGGGGTTCAAGAAGCATAACTAAAATGAATTACCCCGAGAGATACAGACTGCCTCAAGCCTACAACCACCCCAAATTACCTTTCACCGCTATTATAGATTTTCCCTATCTTCCTCCCCCCTCCCACATTCCTTCAAACCATTTCACATAATAATCTAGCctgagaaaatggaaacattCCTTGGCACTTTAATAACTTTCCTAACATTCACACAGTAGCAAACAGAATACTGACCCCAGCACTCCCCAACCCCCAAATTGATAAAAAAGAACTCCAATGAAGAATGtaaattccaaataaaaactCTAATGTCTCAAGCAGAATGATACAGCAAGTGCTACATGGTACACTAAAGCCTAAGGATGATGAAGCAGCTGGTGCTCTGTAATGATCAGGGATCAAAGTTACTTCTGCAGAAATAGCTTTTTCCACCTTCAGCTTCTGCTTGTACTTTGTGCCTAGATGAAGTGGTGCTTCCTAGAAGATCATCTGAGATTTGTGACACTGAAGCAGTCATAAAGGTAAATGTGAGCACACTGATGGTTATCAAGGTAAGAACACCCAAAAAAGGTGGTGGTAAGAAAGAATCACTACTGTCCCATTTCCAGCAATCATAAGAAACCAGAGCTCAGGTGAGAGGCATCTTAGTAAGCAACAGCCCTTTATCATATAACATGGTCGCCAAGGAAAGCTGGTCCTCTACACTGTCACAGGGCAAGTCCCCTACTCTTACAAACTCTGGGTAGGAGCGGAGCAAGAGTTCCATGGCATCAGCTTGCTGAGGGTATATCTCCAAACACTTGGGCTCTTCTAGATGATAAACACGGGAATTTTCCACTGTATAGTAGAGAAGCAAATGGTCTCCCTCACCCACCAGTCGAGCTATACCATCCTGAAGCATGTGCACTTCTGTTTCTGTTGTCAGCTGGGCCCCCACATTTACAGGTTCTCCAGCCTCCCAGCGAATTGGGAGTCCATAAACACTCAGTGCCCTTTCCCTATCAGTCAACACAGGGGGCAGAGAATCGTGGATGAAGTCTTTGGCTCGCTGGTCAGCCACAGCATCGACAGGGGCAAAGTGTCCCAAGCGGGCAACCAAAACCCGCACCTTCTCCATGAAAGCAGTTCTTCGCGGATCCTTAGAATCCGAATGCTGGGCCCCCATGTAATCCATGAAGTCTCGGGGCAGACCCCTTCGAAACTCCACATTTTCTTCCATTGCAGCCTGTACTGCCAGGGGCAGTACGGCTTCCAGGAAGTCGCCCCAGGTATTGCGCTGGTACGTGGACAAGGTGAGGTGCAGGGAGTGCACTCCATCCTGGCATTCGGCTTGGTGAACGAAGCCCCGAGGAAAATAGAGCAAATCTCCAGGTTCCAGAACGGTCTGCAGCACCGGCTCACCAAGGTCATCCTGGCTGAAGTTGGGGCTGGACGTAAGGGCCAGTTCCTCAGTCGGGACCCGGGGTCGGTAGACACGCCAGAGTTTCCTACCTTCCAGCTGTAGCACAAAAGCCTCGATGTCGTCGTAGTGGGGGGCAAAGCCCTGCGAGTTGGGGGGCGTGAGATAAACGTTGGAGCCTGCCATGCTTCCAAACTGCTCCTGGAGCACAGCCAAAAACTGCCACACGGTGGTTGAGAAAGCCTGCGGACAGAGGAGGCGCAGGGAGCAGCCAGCCTGGTACAGGGACCACGCGGCGGCAGGCAGGGCGCGGC
This is a stretch of genomic DNA from Manis javanica isolate MJ-LG chromosome 8, MJ_LKY, whole genome shotgun sequence. It encodes these proteins:
- the RIOX1 gene encoding ribosomal oxygenase 1, coding for MDGLRVSAGLRRGRLRRRRQPQPHSGSVLALPLRPRKIRRQLRRSVASRMAALRAQKLPSEDSEDSRLESTIDDPGDPLPGGTAAILDASRREPYGHLGPAELLEASPAARSLQTPRALVEAQTPPARLVEAQTPPARLVEVSAVPARVVETSALLCSAQHLAAAPPSVAPATLSGPQGDSTGGEVPWDSPLQRVLAELNRIPSSRRRAARLFEWLIAPMPPDHFYRRLWEREAVLVRRQDHTYYLGLFSTADLDSVLRNEEVQFGQHLDAARYINGRRETLNPPGRALPAAAWSLYQAGCSLRLLCPQAFSTTVWQFLAVLQEQFGSMAGSNVYLTPPNSQGFAPHYDDIEAFVLQLEGRKLWRVYRPRVPTEELALTSSPNFSQDDLGEPVLQTVLEPGDLLYFPRGFVHQAECQDGVHSLHLTLSTYQRNTWGDFLEAVLPLAVQAAMEENVEFRRGLPRDFMDYMGAQHSDSKDPRRTAFMEKVRVLVARLGHFAPVDAVADQRAKDFIHDSLPPVLTDRERALSVYGLPIRWEAGEPVNVGAQLTTETEVHMLQDGIARLVGEGDHLLLYYTVENSRVYHLEEPKCLEIYPQQADAMELLLRSYPEFVRVGDLPCDSVEDQLSLATMLYDKGLLLTKMPLT